From Triplophysa dalaica isolate WHDGS20190420 chromosome 24, ASM1584641v1, whole genome shotgun sequence:
ttaaattataatgttttttatccCAGCGGCCGGACGTCCTGACCACTGGAGGTGGTGTCCCGATCGGTGATAAACTTAATTTGATGACGGGCGGTCCGCGTGGACCCCTCCTGGTGCAGGACGTGGTGTTTACTGATGAGATGGCACACTTTGACCGAGAGCGCATCCCAGAGAGAGCCGTGCATGCCAAAGGAGCAGGCCAGTGTGAACACACACATctaaataatgagaaaaaaagaatatcaaactGCTTCTCGTGATTTTATGATGGTGCttttatattgaaatgtttCCTTTGAACAGGAGCGTTTGGTTATTTTGAAGTGACACATGACATTACACGCTATTGCAAGGCCAAAGTGTTCGAGCATGTGGGAAAGACAACACCCATCGCTGTGCGCTTCTCCACCGTGGGTACGTCTCTGTGTGATACTCTAAAGAGAAACATTATGGTTACATCACATATTGGCGTTCAGGGAAAGTGTTTGTGCTAGTGCAACCTGTACTGCCAATATAGATCAGGTTAGAAATACCAGGAAATGATGTGGTAACAGAGGTCATGGCACTCAGGTCTCTGAAATGGTTTTGTAAGAGGGTAAAGAGCAGGAACAACTTCTTCTACTAGTCaaacttttcttgttttttgtaaaaaaaatctaaaaacttTGATCCAACTTTAAACatgttcattcatttacaaTATTGAGTAGTATGTGTATgaacttttgtttatttgtagcTGGTGAGGCCGGGTCTGCGGATACGGTGCGAGACCCTCGGGGGTTTGCTGTAAAGTTTTACACTGAAGAGGGAAACTGGGACCTTACCGGAAACAACACCCCCGTCTTTTTTATCAGAGATGCTATGTTGGTGAGAGTCGACcagtttaatcacatttataacaTGCAGATTTGTATACGTGTTATGATATGTTTCCTTTATTCTGTTCAGAGACATTTATAGTGTCATGGTGTGTGTTAAAAGTGTTTATGTGTCTGTAGTTTCCATCCTTCGTCCACACTCAGAAGCGGAATCCGCAGACTCATCTGAAGGATGCCGATATGGTTTTTGACTTTTTGAGTCTGCGTCCAGAATCTTTACACCAGGTACAACTGAGACATTACACTTTTGTGTGTGGCACACATGCATCCACGGAATTCAGATAGAGTTATcgtttatatgtgtatgtgcagGTGTCTTTTCTGTTCAGCGATCGGGGGATTCCAGACGGCTTCCGTTTTATGAACGGATATGGATCACACACCTTCAAACTCGTCAACTCTGAGGGAAATCCTGTTTACTGTAAATTCCACTTTAAGGTAAACAGAAGTTTgcaccaatgttttttttgggggggggggagCTTCCCGTTGCATTATCCAAAAAGAAAGGCGTCCATCAAATGTCTTGATTTGATGAGATGTCTTAAGCATGGAAGAATCCTAATAAGTCTAATACGTGCAAAATAAGGCACTGtgtaatatttgttatttttcttttagacTGACCAAGGCATAAAGAATTTGACGGTTGAAAAGGCGGCACAGTTGGCTTCTACTGATCCGGATTATGCCATCAGGGATCTCTTCAATGCCATCGCCAATGGCAGCTTTCCATCTTGGAGCTTCTACATCCAGGTCATGACCTTTGAGCAGGCCGAGATCTGGAAGTACAATCCGTTTGATTTGACTAAGGTACCAGCATTGCGTCTGCTGACCTGTGGAAATAAACTGatcaaataaaacagacatACAGAACATGCACACAGAGAAAATGATTAACTGTTGTGGCGTAGGTCTGGCCTCATACTGACTTCCCTCTGATTCCTGCCGGCCGCTTGGTGCTAAACCAAAACCCTGTGAACTATTTCGCTGAGGTCGAGCAGCTCGCCTTCGATCCCAGTAACATGCCGCCCGGCATCGAGCCCAGCCCGGACAAGATGCTGCAGGTATACTTTTATCACGAGTGTAGCAGAATGAAGTGGGCTCACTGCTTAGACTGTATTTTTAGTCGACTAATGCCATTGTTGTTACTTTGccttattcattttaataaaagtaattagtaattttAAGTGCGTTAATGTAAATTGCATCAGATTTAAGCATTAATGACTGgttacagtaaactactaatcTCCTAGAATGACTTTACACTTaaattgatcatattttcttcTTCAGGGCCGTCTTTTCTCTTACCCAGACACACATCGCCATCGACTCGGTGCCAATTACCTCCAGCTGCCTGTTAACTGCCCCTACCGTGCCCGAATTGCTAACTACCAGAGAGATGGCCCCATGTGCCTGAATGACAACCAGGGTAAAAGATTTACCATCAAAGCAAACATTACAGAAATGTGAATTAATCCATGTGTAAATAAACCCCACACTGTAATGTTAAACAGTTCCTAATTTATCCTATAGGGGGAGCTCCTAACTACTACCCCAACAGTTTCAGTGCCCCAGACCACCAGCCACGCTTCATTGAGTCAAAATTTCAAACCTCCCCTGATGTGGCCAGATACAACAGCGCAGACGATGACAATGTGACTCAGGTATGTGAACAAATATCTATGTGTGGATTatcatgtaaagtatatgtgGAATTATCGCTTAGATGTCTTCGGCAGGTCCGTACGTTCTTCACTGAAGTGTTGAGTGAAGATGAGCGAGATCGTGTGTGTCAGAATATGGCCGGCCACCTAAAACAAGCTCAGCTGTTTATTCAGAAACGCATGGTAAGGATCTTTTTTGTAATCTCAGTGcacttaaaaatcacaattcttatttttttatgaaatgttgtAGTTTATAATTAATAGCTTATTGAtgtgaacattttctttttaaaattcatgtaccctaaTACTCTTcagttaaaatatgaaaatgcatttccatCCTGAAATGACTATTCATCTCAAATAttgtaaattagacggcttggccagagcatctgttaactcctccccttcaactgtcacgcccactaattttctcctttgaaattcctatTCACTCGGAAatggaagtaaaaacaatcgcaacttccggttcacggggactttaaactAGTCAAACTAGACTGAAGAGTGCATTTGTGCCCTAAGTGGTTCCactatataaatgtaagttttgtTTTCGTGCAGGTTCAGAACCTGATGGCTGTTCATCCAGATTACGGGACCCGTGTTCAGAATCTCCTGGATAAATACAACGCAGAAGGAAAGAAGgtacaaaacacacacgtgtCACCTACATAAAAATTGCTTGTCAGTTTAGtgcacaacatttattttttgactcTCTATTTCTCCAGAACGCTGTTCATGTTTATACTAGTGGTGGAGCGTCTGCCGTGGCTCCAGCTTCCAAGATGTAATTCAAAAG
This genomic window contains:
- the LOC130414112 gene encoding catalase-like — protein: MADNVREKATDQMKLWKEGRGSQRPDVLTTGGGVPIGDKLNLMTGGPRGPLLVQDVVFTDEMAHFDRERIPERAVHAKGAGAFGYFEVTHDITRYCKAKVFEHVGKTTPIAVRFSTVAGEAGSADTVRDPRGFAVKFYTEEGNWDLTGNNTPVFFIRDAMLFPSFVHTQKRNPQTHLKDADMVFDFLSLRPESLHQVSFLFSDRGIPDGFRFMNGYGSHTFKLVNSEGNPVYCKFHFKTDQGIKNLTVEKAAQLASTDPDYAIRDLFNAIANGSFPSWSFYIQVMTFEQAEIWKYNPFDLTKVWPHTDFPLIPAGRLVLNQNPVNYFAEVEQLAFDPSNMPPGIEPSPDKMLQGRLFSYPDTHRHRLGANYLQLPVNCPYRARIANYQRDGPMCLNDNQGGAPNYYPNSFSAPDHQPRFIESKFQTSPDVARYNSADDDNVTQVRTFFTEVLSEDERDRVCQNMAGHLKQAQLFIQKRMVQNLMAVHPDYGTRVQNLLDKYNAEGKKNAVHVYTSGGASAVAPASKM